The Methanoplanus sp. FWC-SCC4 genome has a window encoding:
- a CDS encoding presenilin family intramembrane aspartyl protease PSH: protein MEIKEIMPFIAMGVMMLIVQITAVLLSPVMNDAGYAAFEDPAAIENTIFFIGILLAFTAFMLILIKLKGKRLLNWIIAFSIFLVFVYIFAAIAGLFISSLIPVLAITLVLSTVSTILLYKYPEWYVIDVLGILICAGAASIFGISLEILPVILLLVLLAVYDAISVYKTKHMLTLAEGVIETKAPILVVVPKNINYSYIKQGIELDKDKSERGAYLMGMGDLIMPSILIVSAHVYLKAPLLAIGISLPVLTAIIGSIAGLGVLLYFVAKGNPQAGLPTLNGGVITGFLLGCFAAGTWGWIPGIL from the coding sequence ATGGAAATAAAAGAGATCATGCCATTCATTGCAATGGGGGTTATGATGCTGATCGTTCAGATTACGGCGGTTTTACTCTCACCTGTTATGAATGATGCAGGATATGCAGCTTTTGAAGACCCGGCAGCAATTGAAAATACAATATTTTTTATAGGGATTCTTCTGGCATTTACAGCATTTATGCTGATTCTGATTAAATTAAAAGGCAAAAGACTTCTCAACTGGATTATCGCATTTTCAATATTTCTTGTATTCGTGTATATATTTGCAGCAATTGCAGGATTATTTATCAGTTCATTAATTCCTGTACTGGCAATCACTCTTGTGCTATCAACAGTTTCAACAATTCTCCTGTACAAATACCCTGAATGGTATGTCATCGATGTACTTGGAATTTTAATCTGCGCAGGGGCTGCCTCAATATTCGGGATCTCACTTGAAATCCTTCCGGTGATCCTGCTTTTGGTATTGCTTGCAGTTTATGATGCAATTTCGGTTTACAAGACAAAGCATATGCTAACACTTGCGGAAGGTGTTATTGAAACAAAAGCACCGATTCTGGTGGTTGTTCCCAAAAATATAAACTATTCCTACATAAAACAGGGCATAGAACTTGATAAGGACAAGAGCGAGCGCGGCGCTTACTTAATGGGCATGGGTGATCTGATTATGCCAAGCATATTGATTGTATCAGCACATGTCTACCTTAAAGCGCCGCTTCTTGCAATCGGAATAAGTCTGCCGGTTCTGACCGCAATAATTGGTTCAATTGCAGGCCTTGGGGTTTTATTATACTTCGTTGCAAAGGGAAACCCTCAGGCAGGTCTCCCCACATTAAATGGTGGTGTGATTACTGGTTTCCTTCTGGGCTGTTTTGCAGCAGGTACTTGGGGCTGGATTCCAGGTATTTTGTAA
- a CDS encoding NOG1 family protein, translated as MEFENIPTIPTADEVLDRALRRSAMVRKEKRNKDRANEEFIRSIYSSVYDKLTDTVQKFPNFDELSPFYTDIVNLLFSVDKIRHSLGALKWAAEQTRSVGGSYARDMRRSEDTNAMRKQATARISSIVHQVDKDLRYLNDARNVLRKLPDIREEEFTVVVAGYPNVGKSSFMNIVSSATPQVAAYAFTTKKIIVGHREYGRFRFQLVDTPGILDRPYEKRNEIEHQALSAIRNVSDLILFIVDASEACGYSLEEQFRLYENLKELTNEVPVEVIINKSDMKEYPGYMNMSTVTRKGVREVLDMVTKYLESSPKYLLQNSPEGNQ; from the coding sequence GTGGAATTTGAAAATATACCTACAATACCTACCGCAGACGAAGTGCTGGATCGGGCACTACGCCGTTCTGCGATGGTAAGAAAAGAGAAGCGCAATAAAGACCGCGCAAATGAAGAGTTTATACGTTCAATATACAGTTCTGTCTATGACAAACTTACGGATACCGTACAAAAGTTTCCGAATTTTGACGAACTCTCGCCGTTTTACACGGATATTGTAAATCTGCTTTTTAGTGTTGATAAAATAAGACATTCTCTTGGAGCGCTTAAGTGGGCAGCCGAGCAGACAAGAAGTGTCGGCGGTTCATATGCACGTGATATGAGAAGATCCGAGGATACGAACGCAATGAGAAAGCAGGCAACAGCCCGTATATCATCGATTGTTCACCAGGTTGACAAAGATCTCAGATACTTAAATGACGCAAGAAATGTGCTTAGAAAACTTCCTGACATAAGGGAGGAGGAATTTACGGTTGTAGTTGCCGGATACCCGAATGTCGGCAAATCATCCTTTATGAATATTGTATCATCAGCAACGCCGCAGGTTGCTGCTTATGCATTTACAACCAAGAAGATAATTGTTGGGCACCGTGAATATGGAAGGTTCAGATTTCAGCTCGTGGATACTCCCGGAATTCTTGACAGACCTTATGAGAAAAGAAATGAAATCGAGCATCAGGCACTATCCGCAATAAGAAATGTTTCAGATCTGATTCTTTTTATTGTTGATGCAAGTGAGGCATGCGGTTACTCTCTGGAGGAACAGTTCAGGCTTTATGAAAATTTAAAGGAACTGACCAATGAAGTACCGGTTGAAGTAATCATCAATAAATCTGATATGAAAGAGTATCCCGGATATATGAATATGTCAACTGTTACAAGAAAAGGGGTAAGGGAAGTATTGGATATGGTTACAAAATACCTGGAATCCAGCCCCAAGTACCTGCTGCAAAACAGCCCAGAAGGAAACCAGTAA
- a CDS encoding CBS domain-containing protein — protein sequence MELSLIQKDILITLITLYHQKSSAIKGEGIAEVLKRNPGTVRNQMQALKALGLVDGVPGPKGGYTPTSLAYQELNLKEYEKESNVPISRNGVLNDSVNVSEIDFTTLCHPDLCHAVIKLIGSVKSFEIGDEVTVGPSPVNRLLVKGEVFGKDEVKQCLLITISEIISLPKKQISHYMSSPVFTLNKDDTFSQAISLFSDKKIHGAPVMDGEKMVGIITLSDIAKGIDKAGSLLKKVKEVMTNDVVIVSPNVNLYEVIGRFKEQKIGRVVIIENDKPVGILTQSDVIKVFPAL from the coding sequence ATGGAATTATCCCTCATCCAAAAGGATATACTTATTACCCTGATAACACTTTATCATCAGAAATCTTCTGCCATAAAAGGAGAGGGAATCGCAGAAGTCCTCAAAAGAAACCCCGGTACGGTAAGAAATCAGATGCAGGCACTAAAGGCACTGGGTCTTGTCGACGGGGTTCCGGGACCTAAAGGAGGCTATACGCCGACATCACTTGCATATCAGGAATTAAATTTAAAGGAATATGAAAAAGAATCCAACGTGCCTATAAGCAGAAACGGGGTTCTAAACGATAGCGTAAATGTATCAGAGATTGATTTCACAACTCTGTGTCATCCGGACCTGTGCCACGCAGTCATAAAACTGATTGGAAGTGTCAAGTCATTTGAGATAGGAGATGAGGTGACAGTCGGTCCTTCTCCTGTAAACAGACTTCTTGTAAAAGGAGAGGTTTTTGGCAAGGATGAAGTCAAGCAGTGTCTTTTGATAACAATTTCTGAGATAATATCACTTCCAAAAAAGCAAATATCCCACTATATGAGCTCCCCTGTGTTTACGCTGAATAAGGACGATACTTTCAGTCAGGCAATCAGTCTTTTCTCTGACAAAAAGATACACGGCGCCCCTGTCATGGACGGTGAGAAGATGGTAGGCATAATCACTCTCAGTGACATTGCAAAAGGAATAGACAAAGCCGGAAGCCTTCTGAAAAAAGTAAAAGAGGTTATGACAAATGATGTCGTCATAGTCTCCCCTAATGTAAATCTCTATGAAGTTATCGGACGTTTCAAGGAACAGAAAATCGGAAGAGTTGTGATAATTGAGAATGATAAACCGGTTGGAATACTGACACAGTCCGATGTAATCAAAGTCTTCCCTGCACTTTAA
- a CDS encoding PRC-barrel domain-containing protein, whose translation MKNTFSRSLSKKQVMSTDGMVIGTIRNIMVDMDSGQVESLVVRPETGFDTAGYTIDGDRLFIPFEAVRDIRDYIVVDRYLSKQ comes from the coding sequence ATGAAGAATACTTTCTCCCGTAGTCTCTCAAAGAAACAGGTTATGAGTACAGATGGAATGGTCATCGGTACAATTCGCAATATAATGGTTGATATGGATTCAGGTCAGGTTGAGAGTCTTGTGGTAAGACCGGAAACAGGATTTGATACAGCCGGCTACACCATTGACGGCGACAGACTTTTCATTCCGTTTGAGGCTGTAAGAGATATCAGGGATTATATTGTGGTTGACAGGTACCTGTCAAAACAATGA
- a CDS encoding phosphoglycolate phosphatase produces MTNTSNFFPKALICDIDGTITDKRRRINLDAISVIRTLVDSGIPVVLASGNTVCSITMLSKMIGTDGTIIAENGGVYRVGFTGEQKVCGDHAMCWKAFELLEDYYCDKGIELELYSPEYRFADVAFARNVEPDEVRDVVKGMPVKILDSGFAVHIQSEGVTKGSTFLNLSKDMGIKAEEFISFGDSSNDIELIKAAGTGVAVMGGQKEAQDAADYVSTKKYGDGFAECVRKFFPSLF; encoded by the coding sequence ATGACAAATACCTCCAACTTTTTTCCAAAGGCCCTGATTTGCGATATTGACGGAACTATTACCGATAAAAGACGTAGAATCAATCTTGATGCAATTTCTGTTATCCGGACCCTTGTTGACAGTGGAATTCCTGTTGTTCTGGCAAGCGGGAACACTGTGTGTTCAATCACAATGCTTTCAAAGATGATTGGAACAGACGGGACAATAATCGCTGAAAACGGAGGTGTTTACAGGGTAGGTTTTACAGGGGAGCAGAAGGTATGCGGCGATCATGCCATGTGCTGGAAGGCTTTTGAACTGCTGGAGGATTATTACTGCGATAAAGGAATTGAGCTTGAGCTTTACAGTCCTGAATACCGTTTTGCCGATGTTGCCTTTGCAAGGAATGTCGAACCTGATGAAGTCCGTGATGTTGTAAAGGGAATGCCTGTAAAAATTCTTGATTCCGGATTTGCAGTACACATCCAGTCAGAAGGTGTAACAAAAGGAAGCACATTTTTGAATCTTTCAAAAGATATGGGAATAAAAGCGGAGGAATTCATATCCTTTGGAGACTCTTCAAATGACATTGAACTAATAAAAGCCGCAGGTACCGGTGTTGCTGTGATGGGCGGCCAAAAAGAAGCACAGGATGCCGCAGATTATGTCAGTACAAAAAAATATGGAGACGGGTTTGCTGAATGTGTCCGTAAATTCTTCCCGTCATTGTTTTGA
- the radA gene encoding DNA repair and recombination protein RadA has protein sequence MSEHEIEDLPGVGPTTADKLRDAGYSTIEGIATASSADLAEAAEIGEATAKKMIKEARKMADIGGFRTGMQVFEERKNVRKLSTLVPELDELMGGGLETMSIIEFYGEFGSGKSQISHQMSVNAQLPEELGGLNGSVIYIDTENTFRPERVRQMVEGLEVDGEIPDAEEFLSHIHVAEAFTSDHQMLLVDSIRELASELRETDKPLRLIVVDSLMAHFRAEYAGRGTLSARQQKLNKYMYDLAKLAKESNAVVIVTNQVQSNPAVFFGDPTKPTGGNIVGHASKFRVYLRKSKGGKRVAKLVDSPDQPEGEAAFVVEMAGLKSI, from the coding sequence ATGTCAGAACATGAAATAGAAGATTTGCCGGGAGTAGGGCCAACAACCGCTGATAAACTTCGTGATGCGGGTTATTCAACAATAGAAGGTATTGCAACCGCATCATCTGCCGATCTTGCAGAGGCCGCCGAAATAGGTGAGGCGACTGCAAAAAAGATGATCAAGGAAGCCCGAAAAATGGCTGATATCGGGGGATTTCGTACAGGCATGCAGGTGTTTGAGGAGAGGAAAAATGTCCGGAAGTTAAGCACTCTTGTACCTGAACTCGATGAACTTATGGGGGGAGGACTTGAGACCATGTCCATCATAGAATTTTATGGTGAGTTTGGATCAGGTAAAAGTCAGATCTCCCACCAGATGTCTGTGAATGCACAGCTGCCCGAAGAGCTTGGCGGACTCAACGGCTCGGTCATATATATCGATACCGAGAATACTTTCAGGCCGGAAAGAGTCAGGCAGATGGTTGAGGGTCTCGAAGTTGATGGGGAAATCCCTGATGCAGAGGAGTTCCTAAGCCACATTCATGTCGCAGAAGCATTTACATCCGATCATCAGATGCTTCTGGTCGACAGTATCCGTGAGCTTGCATCAGAGTTGAGGGAGACTGACAAGCCTCTCCGGCTTATTGTGGTTGATTCACTCATGGCACATTTCCGTGCGGAATATGCGGGACGTGGCACTCTGTCTGCACGTCAGCAGAAGCTGAATAAATACATGTATGATCTTGCAAAACTTGCAAAAGAGTCAAATGCCGTAGTAATTGTTACAAACCAGGTACAGTCCAATCCGGCAGTCTTCTTTGGAGATCCGACCAAACCTACCGGAGGAAACATTGTCGGGCATGCTTCAAAATTCCGTGTCTATCTCAGGAAGAGCAAAGGCGGAAAGAGGGTTGCAAAACTTGTCGATAGTCCTGACCAGCCTGAAGGAGAGGCGGCATTTGTTGTAGAAATGGCAGGTCTTAAATCCATCTGA
- the lysA gene encoding diaminopimelate decarboxylase translates to MKLPGHLTVKDGHLYIGRHDCTVLAQEYGTPVYVTDEDRLRENFQRYDSALKKHYEDVQLLYAAKANGNLAVMKVFAELGAGADVFSSGELHLALLAGMEPEKLLFNGSSKTKEDLKLAVEKGVKVSLDSFDELRQLNKIAGDAGKIVEVSFRINPAIDVPTHPKIATGLATSKFGIPADQITDAYRAAMECENVVPVGMHCHIGSQILDVAPFAKAAEVMVKVAGDITALGVRLSFIDIGGGLGIPYRHETEVAPTPEEYADAVLPVFLQGIQKLGIKPQLWVEPGRNLVGDTTVLLTNVNSVKTAHKKFVNVDAGFNLLLRPAMYDSYHEIIVANKADKEAETDYTVTGPICETGDIIAADRKLPMIEDGDILAILDTGAYGYSMSSQYNCRPRCPEVMVAGDRSAVMRRAETVIDIVNTMKKLPWHEK, encoded by the coding sequence ATGAAACTTCCAGGTCATCTTACCGTAAAAGACGGACATCTGTATATCGGCAGACATGACTGCACTGTCCTGGCGCAGGAGTATGGTACACCTGTATATGTTACTGATGAAGACCGTTTAAGAGAGAACTTTCAGAGATATGACAGCGCATTAAAGAAGCACTATGAAGATGTACAGCTCCTTTATGCCGCCAAAGCAAACGGCAATCTTGCAGTCATGAAAGTTTTTGCCGAACTGGGAGCAGGTGCAGATGTATTTTCATCAGGAGAACTTCACCTTGCACTTCTTGCCGGGATGGAACCTGAAAAACTTCTGTTCAACGGCAGTTCAAAGACAAAAGAGGATCTAAAGCTTGCCGTTGAAAAGGGAGTGAAAGTATCTCTTGATTCTTTTGATGAACTTCGTCAGCTTAACAAAATTGCAGGGGATGCAGGGAAAATTGTTGAGGTATCATTCAGGATTAATCCTGCAATAGATGTCCCGACACACCCGAAGATTGCAACAGGTCTTGCAACAAGCAAATTCGGAATACCTGCAGACCAGATAACAGATGCATACCGTGCGGCTATGGAATGTGAGAATGTTGTTCCTGTTGGAATGCACTGCCATATCGGCTCACAGATTCTTGACGTAGCACCGTTTGCAAAGGCTGCAGAGGTCATGGTAAAGGTTGCAGGGGATATTACGGCACTGGGTGTCAGGCTTTCATTCATAGACATCGGAGGAGGTCTTGGCATTCCCTACAGGCATGAGACCGAGGTTGCACCGACTCCTGAGGAATATGCAGATGCTGTTCTGCCTGTATTTTTACAAGGCATACAGAAACTCGGCATAAAACCGCAGCTCTGGGTTGAGCCCGGAAGAAATCTTGTCGGAGACACAACCGTTCTTCTTACAAATGTAAATTCTGTCAAAACCGCTCATAAGAAGTTTGTAAATGTTGATGCCGGATTCAACCTTCTCCTCCGTCCCGCAATGTACGATTCATATCATGAGATAATCGTTGCAAACAAGGCGGATAAGGAAGCAGAAACTGATTACACTGTAACAGGGCCTATCTGTGAAACCGGTGACATTATTGCGGCCGACAGGAAACTGCCAATGATTGAGGACGGGGACATTCTTGCCATTCTTGACACAGGTGCATACGGATATTCAATGTCATCTCAGTATAACTGCCGTCCCCGCTGTCCTGAGGTTATGGTTGCAGGAGACAGGTCAGCAGTTATGCGCAGGGCCGAGACTGTAATTGACATTGTAAATACAATGAAAAAACTTCCCTGGCATGAAAAATAA
- a CDS encoding LL-diaminopimelate aminotransferase encodes MYAKRLDNLPPYLFAQIDALKAQKRAEGVDVIDFGVGDPDLPTPKHIVDSLCDAARDPSTHHYPDYTGMIEYREAVSEWYKKRFNVDLNPKTEVLALIGSKEGIAHVPEAFVNPGDYVLATDPGYPVYKTSTLFSEGKLHQLPLTEDNDFLPALDEIPADVLKKAKLMFFGYPNNPTAAVAPLSFFEEVVEFAKENEIVVVHDNAYSEITYDGYKAPSFLEADGAKEVGMEMHSLSKTYNMTGWRLGMAVGGEKFIAGLGRVKTNVDSGAFDAIQRAGITALTSSQECVSDACRVYQERRDVLVAGLRDLGFEVNSPKATFYVWMKVDDCMSFAQKMLNEAGIVVTPGVGFGSNGEGYVRFAITRSVERIEEALERMRGLEY; translated from the coding sequence ATGTATGCAAAACGTCTTGATAATCTTCCACCATATTTGTTTGCGCAGATAGATGCCCTGAAGGCTCAAAAGAGGGCTGAAGGCGTGGATGTAATCGACTTTGGTGTAGGAGATCCGGATCTCCCTACTCCAAAGCATATTGTGGATTCACTCTGTGATGCAGCCCGCGATCCTTCTACACATCATTATCCTGATTACACAGGAATGATTGAATACCGCGAGGCTGTTTCTGAGTGGTACAAAAAAAGGTTCAATGTGGATCTTAATCCAAAAACAGAAGTTCTTGCATTAATAGGATCAAAAGAGGGTATTGCCCATGTACCTGAGGCTTTTGTAAATCCGGGTGATTATGTATTGGCAACAGATCCCGGATATCCGGTATATAAGACATCAACCCTGTTTTCAGAAGGTAAACTCCATCAGCTTCCATTAACCGAAGATAATGACTTTCTGCCTGCACTTGACGAGATCCCTGCAGATGTCTTGAAAAAGGCAAAACTGATGTTTTTTGGTTATCCAAACAATCCTACGGCAGCAGTTGCACCCCTGTCATTTTTTGAAGAGGTTGTTGAGTTTGCAAAGGAGAATGAAATTGTTGTTGTACACGACAATGCTTACTCCGAGATAACTTATGACGGATACAAAGCGCCTTCCTTCCTTGAGGCTGACGGAGCAAAAGAGGTTGGTATGGAGATGCATTCCCTTTCAAAGACATACAATATGACAGGCTGGCGTCTTGGAATGGCAGTCGGAGGAGAGAAGTTCATAGCCGGTCTCGGGCGTGTTAAAACCAATGTGGACTCAGGAGCTTTTGATGCAATCCAGAGAGCCGGAATAACCGCACTTACATCATCACAGGAATGCGTATCGGATGCATGCAGGGTTTACCAGGAAAGGCGCGATGTACTTGTAGCCGGCCTTCGTGATCTCGGATTTGAGGTAAATTCACCAAAGGCAACATTCTACGTTTGGATGAAGGTTGATGACTGTATGAGCTTTGCTCAGAAGATGCTCAATGAAGCAGGTATTGTTGTAACTCCCGGAGTAGGATTTGGCAGCAATGGCGAAGGATATGTCAGGTTCGCAATAACACGCAGCGTTGAGAGGATAGAGGAAGCTCTTGAGCGTATGAGGGGGCTTGAGTACTGA
- a CDS encoding DUF1894 domain-containing protein codes for MNRCINKLRPDIIEEEIAPEEAVSYIKKKSPEVYKMPEGFTIKGVTILGDPPLFVGLKPKKKEIVFYFKKPCFGTYLMKIEGSEDDFSKIRSEGKLIE; via the coding sequence ATGAACCGTTGCATAAACAAACTCAGACCGGACATCATTGAAGAGGAAATAGCTCCTGAAGAAGCGGTTTCCTATATCAAAAAGAAGTCCCCGGAGGTTTACAAGATGCCCGAAGGGTTTACCATCAAAGGCGTCACAATTCTCGGAGACCCTCCGCTTTTTGTCGGGTTGAAACCAAAGAAAAAGGAAATTGTTTTTTATTTCAAGAAACCCTGCTTTGGGACATATCTGATGAAAATTGAAGGCAGTGAGGATGATTTTTCCAAAATAAGAAGCGAAGGAAAACTCATTGAATAA
- the fdhD gene encoding formate dehydrogenase accessory sulfurtransferase FdhD produces the protein MVLKEVQAIQVNEDSANIISDYVVNEDTISIYINNDHITTQVATLMDLRELGAGFAISEGLCEHVDRVDSEGEKIYVYADISGEIKPKYCSSGGTSMSLETKCVTADITIDQEDIFRATKEIISDTWKKTGGVHCSVLFKDKEIISKMSDIGRHNTVDKVIGFAELNNIDRSKCYLGCTGRQPSGMVSKCANANIPVIISKSASTTEGIMTAQKTGLTLVCFARDRRFTIYANPERIRGIKLP, from the coding sequence ATGGTATTAAAGGAAGTTCAGGCAATTCAGGTAAATGAAGATTCTGCAAATATAATTTCAGATTATGTCGTCAATGAAGACACAATTTCGATATACATAAACAATGATCACATAACAACACAGGTTGCAACACTTATGGACCTCAGGGAACTTGGCGCAGGCTTTGCCATTTCCGAAGGCTTATGTGAGCATGTCGACAGGGTAGACTCCGAAGGGGAAAAAATCTATGTATATGCCGATATATCAGGAGAAATAAAGCCCAAATACTGCTCATCGGGAGGAACGAGCATGTCACTTGAGACAAAGTGCGTAACCGCTGACATCACCATAGATCAGGAGGACATTTTCAGGGCAACAAAGGAGATAATATCTGACACCTGGAAAAAAACCGGCGGCGTCCACTGTTCAGTTCTCTTCAAAGACAAGGAAATCATATCAAAAATGTCTGATATAGGGCGGCACAATACAGTCGACAAGGTAATAGGATTTGCAGAGTTGAACAATATCGACAGATCAAAGTGCTATCTTGGCTGCACCGGAAGACAGCCCTCAGGTATGGTTTCCAAATGTGCAAATGCAAACATACCCGTAATAATTTCCAAGTCCGCATCCACAACTGAAGGTATAATGACCGCACAAAAAACAGGGCTGACTCTTGTCTGTTTTGCAAGGGACAGGAGATTTACAATTTATGCAAATCCGGAGAGAATAAGGGGAATAAAACTCCCCTGA